The genomic interval CGGCTCCAGGAAGGGATTCCTCAGCATTCTAGCTAGGGCATTCTCATCTATCTTCAGGGGGTTCCCCCTGCTAGTAACTTTATTCATAGTCTTCTTCGGCTTAGCGGATTTCGGTATTTACTTGAGCCCAACTGCTTCAGCTATAATATCCTTCATCCTCTGCAGCAGCGCCTACATATCGGAGTACGTCAGAGGAGCTATATTATCGATAGATGAGGGGCAGAGCTTAGCAGCGAAAGCTATAGGGATGAATGAGACCCAGGAATTCCTCTACATAATAGTGCCTCAAGCGGTGAGGAGGGCCCTCCCCAGCATATCCAATGAGATAGTTTACATGGTCCAGTACTCATCCCTAGCATTCGCGATAGGTGTTCAAGAGGTATACAGTGTCGCTAAGAGCTTCAACTCCCTTTACTTCAGGCCCCTGGAGATATTCTCAATATTAGCCCTCATATACCTCTCGATGACAGCTCTCGTTACCTTAGCCTTCAGGAAGCTGACTGAGAGGCTCAGAGTACCTTAAGCTCTCCTCAGGATCCTGGATATGGCTGTTATTATCAGGGCCGATATCAAGGCCCCCAAAATGAAAGCGATCAGCTCTGATGGGGTTTTCTCCTCAACGATAGTGACTGTCTCCTCCTTAGTCACGTTCATCGCCTTAACTTCAGATGCCACGCTCTCCTCAGCTACCTCAGTGGGGGTCGCGGGAGTTATGAATATCGAGTAAGTGAAGTTTGCTGATAAGCCATCAGATTGCCTCGCAACAATCCTTATCGTATATTTACCCTCTCTCTCATACTTATGCGTCCTAGGGAAGGGCCCCTCCTCGTAGCTCCCGTCCCCCCAGTCCCATGAGATCACTAGGGATGCGTTAGGGGTCCCCGGGAGGGCTTCCCCGTTGATAGAGACTATAGATCCGTTCACATCTATACTGCTTATCCTTATGGATGGAGGTACCCTCTGGACGGGCTTTATGACTGAGAAACTGCATGAATCCAGTATCTTGTTCCCTTGGAGGAGCTTCAGTGTATACTTCCCTTCCCTCAGGCCCTCCAGTAATATCGCCTTGGTCTTACCTCCCTCGAGCCTACCTGAGAAGAGGGGCTCCCCCTTCCCCTCGGGTCCATAGAGGAATAGCTGAACTTCGCTCGTCACGTTAACCG from Candidatus Korarchaeum sp. carries:
- a CDS encoding amino acid ABC transporter permease; translation: MFWYDLASSLLVGTMNTLELLLISAPLGTGLGIAVGILGSRKGFLSILARAFSSIFRGFPLLVTLFIVFFGLADFGIYLSPTASAIISFILCSSAYISEYVRGAILSIDEGQSLAAKAIGMNETQEFLYIIVPQAVRRALPSISNEIVYMVQYSSLAFAIGVQEVYSVAKSFNSLYFRPLEIFSILALIYLSMTALVTLAFRKLTERLRVP
- a CDS encoding PKD domain-containing protein, with amino-acid sequence PLLALLLLAFQILSAYNISQEGIKSIQANPADIWSDRGGEGPNITCGYAKVGENVTFFFRVSSLTYLRIVIVRPDGSEVEVMKSSQVFPGITYKFHQLFIDPGMRVIKLIGYSGNVLDYCTMHVVTSSIGGDVWTEAGGRGPQIDGGTLIAGNPVRILFSVNVTSEVQLFLYGPEGKGEPLFSGRLEGGKTKAILLEGLREGKYTLKLLQGNKILDSCSFSVIKPVQRVPPSIRISSIDVNGSIVSINGEALPGTPNASLVISWDWGDGSYEEGPFPRTHKYEREGKYTIRIVARQSDGLSANFTYSIFITPATPTEVAEESVASEVKAMNVTKEETVTIVEEKTPSELIAFILGALISALIITAISRILRRA